The genomic segment TTTTGCTATGTTACAGACAATTATTTTAGGCATTTATACTGTCTTGTCGCCAATGATTCAAGCGCTTTTCCAAAATCGCAAAGCTATTATCTATTTTGGCTATGGAGTTCTTGTTAAGCTTATTTTGCAAATTCCATTTATTTATTTATTCAGAGCCTATGGTCCGCTTCTTGCAACGACAGTCGGACTGATTGTTCCAATTGTTTTGATGTACCAACACATTCGCCAAGTAACAGGACTCAATCAAAGAATTCTCGTTAAACGGAGTTTATTGATAGGGATTTTAACTGCTATCATGTCTCTTTTAATTGCCATTGTGGAAGTGGTACTGGGAGTTGTCTTTTATCCAAATGGACGCATTTCTAGCATGCTTTATTTAATTATGATTGGTGGTCTGGGAATTATCATTTATGGAGCAATGGCTTTGCGGGTTCGCTTGTTAGATCGATTTATTGGTGAAAAAGCTCAAGTTTTACGTGAAAAATTTCATATTCATTAAAAGGTCGTAAGGCTTTTTAATGTTGTAGAAAATTTATAAAAATTAAGCTATAATAAAAATAGCTATTCTTGCAATAAAAGTTTATAAATGATGAATCCTTCAATAAAAATTATAGAGCAGCTTTTTTGAAAGGATATTTAATGCTAGGCTATTCTAGCGAAGATATCAAGATGCTATGATTTAACAGATGATTTTTTCCGATTGTCCATTGGGATTGAGGATAGCCAAGATTTGATAACAGATTTAACATTTGCTTTGGAGGTATAATATGAGCAAATACAATTTTCAAACAGCACCGAATCGCTTGTCTCATCACACTTATAAATGGAAAGAAACAGAGACTGATCCTCAATTGCTACCAGCATGGATTGCAGATATGGACTTTGAAGTCATGCCAGAAGTGAAAAATGCGATTCACGACTATGCAGAACAGTTAGTTTATGGCTATACGTATGCGAGTGATGAGTTGCTCCAAGCGGTGTTGGATTGGGAAAAAAGCGAACATCAGTATTCGTTTGATAAGGATTCTATTGTTTTTGTGGAAGGTGTTGTGCCAGCCATTTCTATTGCGATTCAAGCCTTTACCAAAGAAGGAGAAGCGGTCCTAATCAATTCTCCTGTCTATCCACCCTTTGCTCGTAGTGTCCAGTTAAATAATCGAAACTTAGTATCCAATTCTCTAAAAGAAGAACATGGTCTGTTTCAAATTGATTTTGAACAATTGGAAAACGATATTGTTGAAAATGATGTGAAACTCTATCTTCTTTGTAATCCGCACAATCCAGGGGGACGTGTTTGGGAAAGGGAAGTTTTAGAACAGATAGGTCATCTTTGTCAAAAACACCATGTTATCTTGGTATCAGATGAAATTCATCAAGATTTGACGTTATTTGGCCATGAACATGTTTCCTTTAACACTGTTTCACCGGATTTTAAAGACTTTGCTCTGGTACTTTCTAGTGCTACCAAGACTTTTAATATTGCAGGCACCAAAAATTCCTATGCCATTATTGAAAATCCTACGCTATGTGCACAGTTTAAACACCAGCAACTTGTTAATAACCACCATGAGGTGTCAAGTTTAGGCTACATTGCGACAGAAACGGCCTATCGTTATGGGAAACCTTGGTTAGTGGCATTAAAAGCTGTGTTAGAAGAAAATATTCAATTTGCAGTGGAGTATTTTGCCAAAGAGGCTCCGCGTTTAAAAGTAATGAAACCACAAGGGACCTATCTGATTTGGCTTGATTTCAGTAACTATGGTTTGACAGATGATGAACTCTTTACTTTATTGCATGACCAAGCAAAAGTCATTCTCAATCGGGGAAGTGATTATGGAAGTGAGGGTGAGCTGCATGCGAGACTAAATATTGCAGCGCCTAAGTCTTTGGTAGAAGAGATTTGTAAGAGAATCGTGTGTTGCTTGCCCAAA from the Streptococcus constellatus subsp. constellatus genome contains:
- a CDS encoding MalY/PatB family protein; the encoded protein is MSKYNFQTAPNRLSHHTYKWKETETDPQLLPAWIADMDFEVMPEVKNAIHDYAEQLVYGYTYASDELLQAVLDWEKSEHQYSFDKDSIVFVEGVVPAISIAIQAFTKEGEAVLINSPVYPPFARSVQLNNRNLVSNSLKEEHGLFQIDFEQLENDIVENDVKLYLLCNPHNPGGRVWEREVLEQIGHLCQKHHVILVSDEIHQDLTLFGHEHVSFNTVSPDFKDFALVLSSATKTFNIAGTKNSYAIIENPTLCAQFKHQQLVNNHHEVSSLGYIATETAYRYGKPWLVALKAVLEENIQFAVEYFAKEAPRLKVMKPQGTYLIWLDFSNYGLTDDELFTLLHDQAKVILNRGSDYGSEGELHARLNIAAPKSLVEEICKRIVCCLPK